One stretch of Verrucomicrobiota bacterium DNA includes these proteins:
- a CDS encoding c-type cytochrome, whose amino-acid sequence MWGSTCHEPQGRASLSPASRTDVFQSRRAARRDWLALPRSWSVCRITLFFLSVVLAVGQSLDPDRINLMIEALSRLDPAQVNANPKLKDALQKVLDATRGTPRFVELAHKFQLKDQNRALLDFVVGSSDASACADALRFVLENQGVELIRNALDGTNTVNAIKLAEACGNVSAMQAVALLGPLLADSTREPALRKRAVQSLAQSQEGSSLLLKLAKEDKLGADLKLTASAELNRSRWPNVKAEAAQVLPLPRGRNAQPLPPIAELARMTGNARRGAEVFASAQVACINCHQVDGVGIDFGPRLSEVGTKLAREAIYEAILNPSAGISFGYEGWQVQLKDGEEAIGIIVSETNDELAVKAQTGIVTRYPKSQITRRDRMNTSIMPAGLEQAMTLQDLVDLVEYLSSLKKASQ is encoded by the coding sequence ATGTGGGGCAGCACTTGCCATGAACCTCAAGGCAGGGCGAGCCTGTCCCCAGCGAGCCGAACGGACGTGTTCCAAAGTCGTCGAGCGGCTCGCCGGGACTGGCTCGCCCTACCTCGTTCATGGTCCGTGTGCAGGATAACGCTTTTCTTTCTCAGTGTTGTCCTCGCGGTTGGCCAAAGTCTCGATCCGGATCGGATCAACCTCATGATCGAAGCGCTGAGCCGGTTGGACCCCGCGCAGGTCAACGCGAACCCGAAACTGAAGGACGCGCTTCAGAAAGTGCTCGACGCGACGCGCGGGACCCCGCGATTCGTCGAACTGGCGCACAAGTTCCAGCTCAAGGATCAGAATCGCGCCTTGCTCGACTTCGTTGTCGGTTCATCCGATGCCAGCGCGTGCGCCGACGCCTTGCGTTTCGTGCTCGAGAATCAGGGCGTTGAGCTGATTCGCAACGCCCTCGACGGCACCAACACGGTCAACGCGATCAAGCTGGCGGAAGCCTGCGGGAATGTGAGCGCAATGCAGGCCGTTGCGTTGCTTGGTCCTTTGCTGGCCGATTCAACGCGCGAGCCCGCGCTCCGCAAGCGAGCCGTGCAGTCCCTCGCGCAATCGCAAGAGGGATCGTCGCTGCTTCTCAAGCTGGCGAAGGAGGACAAACTGGGCGCCGACCTCAAACTCACCGCATCCGCCGAGCTGAACCGCAGCCGCTGGCCCAACGTCAAAGCGGAAGCGGCCCAGGTGTTGCCTTTGCCTCGAGGCCGCAATGCCCAGCCGTTGCCGCCGATTGCCGAACTCGCGCGGATGACTGGAAACGCCAGGCGCGGCGCGGAGGTATTTGCCAGCGCCCAAGTCGCGTGCATCAATTGCCACCAGGTCGATGGCGTGGGGATTGACTTCGGTCCCAGGCTCTCCGAGGTCGGAACGAAGTTGGCCAGGGAAGCGATCTACGAGGCTATCCTCAATCCGAGCGCGGGGATTTCCTTTGGCTACGAGGGCTGGCAAGTTCAACTCAAGGACGGCGAGGAAGCCATCGGTATCATTGTCAGCGAAACGAATGACGAACTCGCGGTCAAAGCGCAGACCGGAATTGTCACACGGTACCCGAAAAGCCAGATCACGCGGCGCGACAGGATGAACACATCGATCATGCCGGCTGGCCTGGAACAGGCGATGACCCTTCAGGATTTGGTGGACCTTGTCGAGTATCTCTCTTCGCTCAAGAAGGCCTCGCAGTAA